A genomic region of Pelodiscus sinensis isolate JC-2024 chromosome 1, ASM4963464v1, whole genome shotgun sequence contains the following coding sequences:
- the DLEU7 gene encoding leukemia-associated protein 7, which produces MARSVPLILSLNHQVIALQTLQLLHKQDEEARVCHPHYKLDQASQLPNISVSALSLHGMGQGLEAARSSWIQKEQEEGKKPLNKSSEKEEACGSLALSSPDEPGPKDSKQLVPARPQTLTQIAVHSMLSRMVDSTSQLVSVEQTLLLPLFQEHPFPIHLKDSIEFRNICCHLALQREGQRFDRDLHAAHLCLRTIVEKLIHSLAVFASDLYSIAEASLRQILQDLPEM; this is translated from the exons ATGGCTAGATCAGTACCTTTAATTCTGTCTCTCAACCACCAGGTGATTGCTCTCCAAACCCTGCAGCTCTTGCACAAGCAAGATGAGGAGGCTAGAGTTTGCCATCCCCACTACAAATTGGATCAGGCCTCTCAACTGCCAAACATAAGTGTGTCTGCCCTGTCTCTGCATGGCATGGGACAGGGTCTGGAAGCTGCCAGGTCTAGCTGGATTCAGAAGGAGcaagaggaaggcaaaaaaccatTAAACAAAAGCTCTGAGAAAGAAGAAGCATGTGGATCCCTGGCTCTTTCTAGCCCAGATGAGCCTGGACCAAAAGATTCAAAACAGCTGGTCCCAGCCAGGCCCCAAACACTTACACAGATTGCTGTGCACAGCATGCTGTCCCGAATGGTAGATTCAACATCCCAGCTTGTCAGTGTGGAACAgactctcctgctgcctctctttcAGGAACATCCTTTTCCTATTCACTTAAAA GATAGCATTGAGTTTAGAAACATCTGCTGTCATCTGGCTTTACAGCGGGAGGGGCAGCGATTTGACAGAGACTTACATGCAGCGCACCTATGTTTGAGGACCATCGTTGAGAAACTGATTCATTCACTTGCGGTTTTTGCCTCCGATTTGTATTCCATAGCTGAAGCTTCTCTGAGACAAATCCTACAAGACCTCCCAGAGATGTGA